A stretch of the Bradyrhizobium arachidis genome encodes the following:
- a CDS encoding porin, with the protein MKFKSLLLGSAAVLIAAGGAQAADLPVKAKAVEYVKICSLYGAGFYYMPGTDTCIKFGGYLRADNWYQGGDYGFRQGANQGSNNRLTNYWGTRARMDFTVDTRTATEYGVVRTYADMIFTWDTTAVTGSNPSAFSTGSASLGLYHAFIQFAGFTFGRTVSIFDAPWQSYPAGGPDTLPGGSNHVTGVNQVTYTADFGQGITASVSAQDETTAANGESNLWNLSGATAANMVQGIYGNNNWGGTRAPDIVGQVRVDQAWGLAQLSVVGHNLHPAYYGATELTGHPGDKWGWAIQGALSIKNIPTGAGDSINLQAVYTDGASRYNFQSLFPQSFFMYSGSGAGAYQSLGIAGIADGVFTGTSAANGSSIETVKTWGFRGGYTHNWNPNWASAIYGGYGAVQYGSGGKAAICANMVGLLGLTGNCNPDFNFGVIGVNTVWTPVKGLAFTADLSYSRLDQKYSGTIASPGVAAAAKPAAVYEMKDQDSLALLLRAQRNF; encoded by the coding sequence ATGAAGTTCAAGAGCCTTTTGCTCGGTTCAGCTGCGGTTCTGATCGCCGCTGGCGGAGCGCAAGCAGCCGATCTCCCCGTGAAGGCCAAGGCGGTCGAATACGTGAAGATCTGCTCCCTGTACGGTGCCGGATTCTACTACATGCCGGGCACTGACACTTGCATCAAGTTCGGCGGCTATCTGCGTGCCGATAACTGGTACCAGGGCGGCGACTACGGTTTCCGGCAGGGCGCGAACCAGGGTTCGAATAACCGTCTGACGAACTACTGGGGCACCCGCGCTCGTATGGACTTCACCGTCGATACGCGCACCGCGACCGAGTACGGTGTCGTTCGTACCTACGCGGACATGATCTTCACCTGGGATACGACCGCGGTCACCGGCAGCAACCCGTCGGCGTTCTCGACCGGTTCGGCCTCGCTCGGCCTCTACCATGCGTTCATCCAGTTCGCTGGCTTCACGTTCGGCCGCACGGTCTCGATCTTCGACGCCCCGTGGCAGAGCTATCCGGCTGGCGGTCCCGACACGCTTCCGGGCGGCTCCAACCACGTCACCGGCGTGAACCAGGTTACCTACACGGCTGACTTCGGTCAGGGCATCACCGCTTCGGTCTCGGCGCAAGATGAAACGACGGCGGCAAACGGCGAGTCGAACCTCTGGAACCTGTCGGGTGCGACTGCAGCCAACATGGTTCAGGGCATCTATGGCAACAACAATTGGGGTGGAACGCGTGCTCCCGACATCGTCGGCCAAGTCCGCGTCGACCAGGCCTGGGGTCTGGCCCAGTTGTCGGTTGTTGGGCACAATCTCCATCCCGCCTACTACGGTGCGACTGAGTTGACCGGTCACCCCGGCGACAAGTGGGGCTGGGCGATTCAGGGCGCCTTGTCGATCAAGAACATCCCGACTGGTGCGGGCGACTCGATCAACTTGCAGGCCGTCTACACGGATGGCGCGTCTCGCTACAACTTCCAGAGCCTGTTCCCGCAGTCCTTCTTTATGTACAGCGGTAGCGGCGCTGGCGCCTACCAGAGCCTCGGGATCGCCGGCATTGCTGATGGTGTCTTCACCGGCACTTCGGCTGCTAACGGCAGCTCGATCGAGACCGTCAAGACTTGGGGCTTCCGTGGTGGCTACACCCACAACTGGAACCCGAACTGGGCGAGCGCCATCTACGGTGGCTACGGCGCTGTGCAGTACGGCTCCGGTGGCAAGGCCGCGATCTGCGCCAACATGGTTGGGCTCCTCGGCTTGACCGGCAACTGCAACCCGGACTTCAACTTCGGGGTGATCGGCGTCAACACCGTGTGGACTCCGGTCAAGGGCCTGGCTTTCACGGCGGACCTCAGCTACTCCCGTCTGGACCAGAAGTACTCGGGCACCATCGCGAGCCCTGGAGTTGCTGCCGCTGCCAAGCCGGCTGCTGTGTATGAGATGAAGGACCAGGACTCGCTCGCCCTGCTCCTCCGCGCTCAGCGCAACTTCTAA
- a CDS encoding MarR family winged helix-turn-helix transcriptional regulator, translating into MALAKRIRSGSEAGSARGRTYKNHDLIKRFTWEIASISVYLEELRQFWAKAIGISGPQWMILMAISDLDKDDGIPVNAVSKMLHVDASFVTTQSKLLEKKGFLRRKPSPTDARVVRLSLTDKTHKHLAILAAQHEAIDEFVFAEFGEHELVELTDKLAALKNRLEKARLKVAVDF; encoded by the coding sequence ATGGCACTCGCAAAAAGAATAAGATCGGGAAGCGAAGCCGGCTCGGCCCGTGGCCGGACCTACAAGAATCACGACCTCATCAAGCGTTTCACTTGGGAGATCGCGTCGATCAGCGTCTACCTTGAGGAGCTTCGTCAGTTCTGGGCCAAGGCGATCGGGATCAGCGGCCCGCAATGGATGATCCTGATGGCGATCTCAGATCTGGACAAGGACGACGGCATCCCCGTCAACGCGGTCTCAAAAATGCTCCACGTCGACGCATCGTTCGTCACGACGCAATCGAAGTTACTGGAGAAGAAGGGTTTTCTGCGCCGCAAGCCCTCGCCCACAGATGCCCGCGTGGTTCGGTTGTCACTGACGGACAAGACACACAAACATCTGGCCATCCTGGCCGCGCAACACGAGGCGATCGACGAATTCGTGTTCGCGGAATTTGGCGAGCACGAGTTGGTGGAACTCACCGACAAGCTTGCTGCACTGAAGAATCGTCTCGAAAAGGCTCGCTTGAAGGTCGCGGTCGATTTTTGA
- a CDS encoding dienelactone hydrolase, with protein sequence MDPPGTLEEWILGPDREEWSAELIKLLAAAQEGGSTVAECLLAIGRIRKGNDLSWYTEWKNLAEASRERGDAALAAGHEVTARRNWLRAINYYNAALLPMDSADERRSASILAMQNCAHRFLQYSSPAGEVVVLPWEGGHSLQGYFLPARSSHERLPTVISIGEPGHRKEEFLFKLAPHARERGLSLLAVDLLGANGEDFPDDAVGRPNPETSISCVMDYLALRTDVDFDRVAILADGWGSSFVARAVANEPRLAAAVCDGGLWDLHERAFLSERAVLRHADFIPAMGASRIARNIDCPVLVTLGADGWLKADRASDMIRQLRTWRMDVTLKVFTAEETAAAQGHADNPSLANEFIFDWLVSRLARD encoded by the coding sequence ATGGATCCTCCTGGCACGCTGGAAGAGTGGATTTTGGGGCCAGATCGCGAAGAATGGTCCGCCGAGCTGATCAAGCTGCTTGCTGCGGCCCAGGAGGGCGGCTCAACCGTTGCGGAATGTCTGCTGGCTATCGGACGGATCAGAAAGGGCAATGACCTTTCCTGGTACACTGAATGGAAAAACCTGGCGGAAGCAAGCCGCGAACGGGGCGACGCGGCGCTCGCTGCTGGCCATGAAGTGACGGCGCGGCGCAACTGGCTTCGCGCCATCAATTACTACAACGCTGCCCTGCTTCCCATGGATTCCGCTGATGAGAGGCGATCGGCTTCGATCTTGGCAATGCAGAATTGCGCCCATCGCTTTCTTCAGTACAGCAGCCCCGCGGGCGAAGTCGTCGTGCTTCCCTGGGAGGGTGGCCATTCCCTACAGGGTTATTTTCTGCCCGCGCGGTCGTCGCACGAGAGGCTGCCGACCGTGATTAGCATCGGTGAACCCGGACATCGCAAAGAGGAGTTTCTTTTCAAGCTCGCTCCCCACGCTCGTGAGCGGGGATTGTCATTGCTGGCGGTGGATCTTCTGGGTGCCAATGGCGAAGATTTTCCGGACGATGCCGTCGGGCGCCCGAATCCCGAGACGTCGATCTCATGCGTCATGGACTACCTGGCCTTGCGCACCGATGTCGACTTTGACCGAGTGGCTATTCTCGCAGATGGATGGGGTTCGTCATTCGTGGCACGCGCAGTGGCCAACGAGCCGCGGCTGGCCGCTGCCGTTTGCGACGGCGGGCTATGGGACCTTCATGAACGGGCTTTCTTGAGTGAACGCGCGGTGTTGCGGCATGCGGATTTTATCCCAGCGATGGGAGCAAGCCGGATCGCGCGCAACATCGACTGTCCGGTGCTTGTCACCTTGGGTGCGGACGGCTGGCTCAAAGCGGATCGCGCGTCCGATATGATTCGCCAATTGAGGACCTGGCGAATGGATGTCACGCTGAAGGTGTTCACGGCGGAGGAAACGGCAGCGGCGCAGGGACACGCGGACAACCCGAGCCTTGCGAACGAATTTATCTTCGACTGGCTTGTTTCTCGTCTAGCACGTGACTGA
- a CDS encoding SDR family oxidoreductase, whose product MKDFSGKTAVITGGGTGMGRELARQLVAEGCNVAMCDVSEAAMAETKRLCEVEKPQGLRVTTHVADVAIEDHLMRFRAELAEQQATDKIHLLFNNAGIGGGGSLFTNTREQWERTFNICWGGVYLGVRTFLPMLVKAEEAHIVNTASVNGFWASIGMGQAHTAYSSAKFAVKGFSEALINDLRLHAPHVKCSVVMPGHIGTSIVSNSRKVQSGDGSDSLNADEIALTRKRMVAAGVPDADKMTDDDVQAAFAERARSFLEDAPTTAAQAAKIILDGVKAERWRILVGEDAKRLDERVRQKPEQAYEREFYESFAQEVGWRLG is encoded by the coding sequence ATGAAGGATTTTTCTGGAAAAACCGCGGTCATCACCGGTGGCGGCACGGGAATGGGGCGGGAGCTGGCGCGCCAGCTCGTCGCCGAGGGCTGCAACGTCGCGATGTGCGACGTCTCGGAAGCGGCGATGGCCGAGACGAAGCGGCTGTGCGAGGTCGAGAAGCCGCAGGGCCTGCGCGTCACGACGCATGTCGCCGACGTCGCGATCGAGGATCACCTCATGCGCTTCCGCGCCGAGCTCGCCGAGCAGCAGGCGACCGACAAGATCCATCTGTTGTTCAACAATGCCGGCATCGGCGGTGGCGGCAGCCTGTTCACCAACACGCGCGAGCAGTGGGAGCGCACCTTCAACATCTGCTGGGGCGGCGTCTATCTCGGCGTGCGCACCTTCCTGCCGATGCTCGTGAAGGCGGAGGAGGCCCACATCGTCAACACCGCCAGCGTCAACGGTTTCTGGGCCTCGATCGGCATGGGGCAGGCGCACACCGCCTACAGCTCGGCAAAATTCGCGGTGAAGGGATTTTCAGAGGCGCTGATCAACGATCTCCGCCTGCATGCGCCGCACGTCAAATGCTCGGTCGTGATGCCCGGCCATATCGGCACCTCGATCGTCTCCAACTCGCGCAAGGTACAATCCGGCGACGGCTCCGATAGTCTCAATGCCGACGAGATCGCGCTGACCCGCAAGCGCATGGTCGCAGCCGGCGTGCCCGATGCCGACAAGATGACCGACGACGACGTGCAGGCTGCCTTTGCCGAGCGCGCCCGCAGCTTCCTGGAGGACGCCCCGACCACGGCAGCACAGGCCGCAAAGATCATCCTCGACGGCGTGAAGGCCGAGCGCTGGCGCATCCTGGTCGGCGAGGACGCCAAACGGCTCGACGAGCGCGTGCGCCAAAAGCCCGAGCAGGCCTATGAGCGCGAGTTCTACGAGAGCTTTGCGCAGGAGGTCGGCTGGCGGCTCGGGTGA